The following are from one region of the Jeongeupia sp. USM3 genome:
- a CDS encoding GAF domain-containing protein: MQAPCFPADEASRLATLHSLLILDSEPEERFDNLTRAAASFFRVAIAVISLIDDNRQWFKSVCGIDATETSRDVSFCGHTILQPELMVIEDALLDPRFADNPLVTDAPYIRFYAGVPLKAENGAMLGTLCLIDRAPRTLEPFEREMLVDMGRLVEIELRRRPLA; the protein is encoded by the coding sequence ATGCAAGCCCCCTGTTTTCCCGCCGACGAGGCATCCAGGCTGGCCACGCTGCACAGCCTGCTGATCCTCGACTCCGAGCCCGAGGAGCGTTTCGACAACCTGACCCGCGCCGCCGCGAGCTTTTTCCGCGTCGCCATCGCCGTGATCAGCCTGATCGACGACAACCGCCAGTGGTTCAAGTCGGTGTGCGGCATCGACGCGACCGAAACCTCGCGCGACGTGTCGTTCTGCGGTCATACCATCCTGCAGCCGGAGCTGATGGTCATCGAGGATGCGCTGCTCGACCCGCGCTTCGCCGACAACCCGCTGGTGACCGATGCGCCGTACATCCGCTTCTATGCCGGCGTGCCGCTGAAGGCCGAGAACGGCGCGATGCTCGGCACCCTGTGCCTGATCGACCGCGCGCCGCGCACGCTCGAGCCGTTCGAGCGCGAGATGCTGGTCGACATGGGGCGGCTGGTCGAGATCGAGCTGCGCCGCCGGCCCCTGGCCTGA
- a CDS encoding amino acid deaminase, which yields MAAHPFLTHPIAASGKGLGSFAAGDTLGDVAGLGWNILAEDVSLPVAVLRGERIAHNLVWMRDFIARYGVKLAPHGKTTMSPALFQRQLDHGAWGITLATASQTRAAYRHGVRRVLLANQLVGHGNMAIIAALQADPDFDFYCCVDSAANVDALGAYFTVRGQTLKVLLELGVSGGRTGARDAKAEDDVLAAIARWPALQLAGIELYEGVLKTEAEIRAFLQRAASRLRQLCDDGLIGTGSAILSGAGSAWYDIVASEWTGLTLSRPVDIVLRPGCYLTHDVGIYKASQARIDADNPVAREMNASLLPALQLWAYVQSMPEPGRAIIALGKRDAAFDAGLPQAALQHRPGEAAPRAVPAHWEVSGMMDQHAYLDGLLPGDDLAVGDLIAFEISHPCLTFDKWRQLAIVDEAYTVTELVETFF from the coding sequence ATGGCAGCGCATCCGTTTTTGACGCACCCGATCGCAGCATCCGGCAAGGGTCTGGGCAGCTTTGCCGCCGGCGACACGCTGGGCGATGTCGCCGGGCTGGGCTGGAACATCCTTGCCGAGGACGTGAGCCTGCCGGTGGCGGTGCTGCGCGGCGAGCGCATCGCGCACAACCTCGTCTGGATGCGCGACTTCATCGCCCGCTACGGCGTCAAGCTGGCGCCGCACGGCAAGACGACGATGAGCCCGGCGCTGTTCCAGCGCCAGCTCGACCACGGCGCCTGGGGGATCACGCTGGCGACCGCGTCGCAGACGCGCGCCGCCTACCGCCACGGCGTACGCCGCGTGCTGCTCGCCAACCAGCTGGTCGGCCACGGCAATATGGCGATCATCGCCGCGCTGCAGGCCGACCCGGATTTCGATTTCTACTGCTGTGTCGACTCGGCCGCCAACGTCGATGCGCTCGGCGCCTACTTCACCGTCCGCGGCCAGACGCTGAAGGTGCTGCTCGAACTCGGCGTGAGCGGCGGCCGCACCGGCGCGCGCGACGCCAAGGCCGAGGACGACGTGCTCGCGGCGATCGCCCGCTGGCCGGCGCTGCAGCTTGCCGGCATCGAGCTGTACGAGGGCGTGCTGAAGACCGAGGCCGAGATCCGCGCCTTCCTGCAGCGCGCCGCGTCGCGGCTGCGCCAGCTGTGCGACGACGGGCTGATCGGGACCGGCAGCGCCATCCTGTCCGGCGCCGGCTCGGCGTGGTACGACATCGTCGCGTCCGAATGGACCGGGCTGACGCTGTCGCGACCGGTCGACATCGTGCTGCGCCCCGGCTGCTACCTGACCCACGACGTCGGCATCTACAAGGCCTCGCAGGCGCGGATCGACGCCGACAACCCGGTCGCACGCGAGATGAACGCCAGCCTGCTGCCGGCGCTGCAGCTGTGGGCCTATGTGCAGTCGATGCCCGAGCCGGGCCGCGCGATCATCGCGCTCGGCAAGCGCGACGCGGCGTTCGACGCCGGCCTGCCGCAAGCTGCGCTGCAGCACCGGCCCGGCGAGGCCGCACCGCGCGCGGTACCGGCGCACTGGGAAGTCAGCGGCATGATGGACCAGCACGCCTATCTCGACGGCCTGCTGCCCGGCGACGACCTCGCCGTCGGCGACCTGATCGCCTTCGAGATCTCGCACCCCTGCCTGACCTTCGACAAATGGCGCCAGCTGGCGATCGTCGACGAGGCCTACACGGTGACCGAACTGGTCGAGACCTTCTTCTAA
- a CDS encoding GntP family permease — MLASNSLLLYALVAIIALILLIARYKLNPFITLTVISLGLGLVAGMPVGDIVSSYEGGVGKTLGHIALIVALGTMLGKMMAESGGAERIARTLIARFGEHNVHWAMVFIAFLVGLPIFFEVGFVLLVPIAFNVARRTGTSLLLVGLPMVAGLSVVHGLIPPHPAAMIAVGEYQANVGRTIFYALLVGIPTAIVAGPLFAKFIAPRVQLPAHNPLEDQFIHQDGERELPGFGITLFTILLPVFLMLVGGWADALASKGTLANDLLHFIGNSVVALLIATLVSFFTLGLARGFSRETILKFTQDCLAPTAGITLLVGAGGGLNRILVDSGVAHEIVSLSNVLHISPLLLGWIMAALMRIATGSATVAMSTAAGIVAPIALAQGYPHPELLVLATGAGSLILSHVNDGGFWLIKEYFNMTVAQTFKTWTVLETLVSVVALVLVLALSLVI, encoded by the coding sequence ATGCTCGCCAGCAATTCGCTGCTGCTCTACGCGCTCGTCGCAATCATCGCGCTGATCCTCCTGATCGCGCGCTACAAGCTCAACCCGTTCATCACGCTGACCGTCATCTCGCTCGGCCTCGGCCTCGTCGCCGGCATGCCGGTCGGCGACATCGTTTCCTCGTACGAAGGCGGCGTCGGCAAGACGCTCGGCCACATCGCGCTGATCGTCGCGCTCGGCACCATGCTCGGCAAGATGATGGCCGAATCGGGCGGCGCCGAGCGCATCGCCCGGACGCTGATCGCCAGGTTCGGCGAGCACAACGTCCACTGGGCGATGGTGTTCATCGCCTTCCTCGTCGGCCTGCCGATCTTCTTCGAGGTCGGCTTCGTGCTGCTGGTGCCGATCGCGTTCAACGTCGCGCGCCGCACCGGTACGTCGCTGCTGCTGGTCGGCCTGCCGATGGTCGCCGGCCTGTCGGTCGTCCACGGCCTGATTCCGCCGCATCCGGCGGCGATGATCGCCGTCGGCGAATACCAGGCCAACGTCGGCCGGACGATCTTCTACGCGCTGCTCGTCGGCATCCCGACCGCCATCGTCGCCGGCCCGCTGTTCGCCAAGTTCATCGCGCCGCGCGTGCAGCTGCCGGCACACAACCCGCTCGAGGACCAGTTCATCCACCAGGACGGCGAACGCGAGCTGCCCGGTTTCGGCATCACGCTGTTCACCATCCTGCTGCCGGTGTTCCTGATGCTGGTCGGCGGCTGGGCCGATGCGCTCGCCAGCAAGGGCACGCTGGCCAACGACCTGCTGCACTTCATCGGCAACTCGGTCGTCGCCCTGCTGATCGCGACGCTGGTCAGTTTCTTCACGCTGGGCTTGGCACGCGGCTTCTCGCGCGAGACCATCCTCAAGTTCACCCAGGACTGCCTGGCACCGACGGCCGGGATCACGCTCTTGGTCGGCGCCGGCGGCGGCCTGAACCGCATCCTCGTCGATTCGGGCGTCGCGCACGAGATCGTCTCGCTGTCGAACGTGCTGCACATCTCGCCGCTGCTGCTGGGCTGGATCATGGCCGCGCTGATGCGCATTGCCACCGGCTCGGCCACCGTGGCGATGAGCACCGCCGCCGGCATCGTCGCGCCGATCGCGCTGGCGCAGGGCTATCCGCATCCGGAGCTGCTGGTGCTCGCCACCGGCGCCGGCTCGCTGATCCTCTCGCACGTCAACGACGGCGGCTTCTGGCTGATCAAGGAATACTTCAACATGACCGTTGCCCAGACCTTCAAGACCTGGACGGTGCTGGAAACGCTGGTGTCGGTCGTCGCCCTCGTGCTGGTGCTGGCGCTGTCACTGGTGATCTAG
- a CDS encoding MurR/RpiR family transcriptional regulator: MSTSDIVFQIRARYDQLSATEQKVADAVLADLAFAAGATINALAERAGVSIATISRFAKVAGCDDVRDLKLRLAQAGAIGARFLADAAEDNVFYNRICAEVEDALHQSLAHFSEAQFRAAAKLIDKARMTYVAGFGGASTMLGDETQFRLARLGYPVAACHDPVLLRMFAATLSERDVLLVLSVSGVTPELLDIADIARQYGARLVVISAPDSPLAERADVLLPFHVDETDFIYKPSASRYGMMLVIDVLATELALLHKEHSKEMLRRLKFVLDDYRGGGDQRMPLGD; this comes from the coding sequence ATGAGCACTTCCGACATCGTTTTCCAGATCCGCGCCCGCTACGACCAGCTCTCGGCCACCGAGCAGAAGGTGGCCGACGCCGTGCTGGCCGACCTGGCCTTCGCCGCCGGCGCGACGATCAACGCGCTGGCCGAACGCGCCGGCGTCAGCATCGCGACGATCTCGCGCTTCGCCAAGGTGGCCGGCTGCGACGACGTCCGCGACCTGAAGCTGCGGCTGGCGCAGGCCGGCGCGATCGGCGCGCGCTTTCTCGCCGATGCCGCCGAGGACAACGTGTTCTACAACCGGATCTGCGCCGAGGTCGAGGACGCGCTGCACCAGAGCCTCGCGCACTTCTCGGAGGCGCAGTTCCGCGCCGCCGCGAAGCTGATCGACAAGGCGCGGATGACCTATGTCGCCGGTTTCGGCGGCGCGTCGACGATGCTCGGCGACGAAACGCAGTTCCGGCTGGCGCGGCTCGGCTACCCGGTCGCTGCCTGCCACGACCCGGTGCTGCTGCGCATGTTCGCCGCGACGCTGTCCGAACGCGACGTGCTGCTCGTGCTGTCTGTGTCCGGCGTGACGCCCGAACTGCTCGACATCGCCGACATCGCCCGCCAGTACGGCGCCAGGCTGGTCGTGATTTCGGCGCCGGATTCGCCGCTGGCCGAACGCGCCGACGTGCTGCTGCCGTTTCACGTCGACGAGACCGATTTCATCTACAAACCGTCGGCGTCGCGCTACGGAATGATGCTGGTCATCGACGTGCTCGCCACCGAGCTCGCGCTGCTGCACAAGGAACACAGCAAGGAAATGCTGCGCCGGCTCAAGTTCGTGCTCGACGATTACCGTGGCGGCGGCGACCAGCGCATGCCGCTCGGCGATTAG
- a CDS encoding amidohydrolase family protein, giving the protein MYDLIIRNARILDGDGGETAGAVAVRDGRIAAVVPQGGEFDAGAREDIDAAGLALAPGFIDIHTHDDTNVIRQPAMLPKLSQGVTTVVVGNCGISASPVRLRGEPPDPMNLLGDAGHFVYPRFADYRNAVDTARPAVNVAALVGHTALRQNHMDRLDREASDAEIAAMRAELDDALSCGALGLSTGLAYASAFSSSTDEVKALAEVLDAHGGVYTTHLRTEFDGILDALDEAFEIGRHARSPVIVSHLKCAGAGNWGRSREVIPRLENAAGRHPVGCDCYPYSASSSTLDLKQVTDEFDILITWSTPHPEEAGRKLADIAAGWGVPMLDAARRLQPAGAVYFGMDENDVRHILAHPLTMVGSDGLPNDPLPHPRLWGAFPRVLGHYSRDVGLFPLAEAVRKMTGLSADRFGLTDRGRIRAGHCADLVLFDPDRIRDVASFGDPQQAADGIRGVWVNGVLSYRDKTATGLRAGRFLPRQTDVRTTFNAQQENSHV; this is encoded by the coding sequence ATGTACGATCTGATCATCCGCAATGCCCGCATTCTCGACGGCGACGGTGGCGAAACCGCCGGTGCCGTCGCCGTCCGGGACGGCCGCATCGCCGCCGTGGTCCCGCAGGGCGGCGAGTTCGACGCCGGCGCGCGCGAGGACATCGACGCCGCCGGTCTGGCGCTGGCGCCGGGCTTCATCGACATCCACACCCACGACGACACCAACGTGATCCGCCAGCCGGCGATGCTGCCCAAGCTGTCGCAGGGCGTGACGACCGTCGTCGTCGGCAATTGCGGCATCAGCGCCAGCCCGGTACGGCTCAGGGGTGAGCCGCCCGACCCGATGAACCTGCTCGGCGACGCCGGACACTTCGTCTACCCGCGCTTCGCCGATTACCGCAACGCCGTCGACACGGCCCGGCCGGCGGTCAACGTCGCCGCGCTGGTCGGCCACACCGCGCTGCGGCAGAACCACATGGACAGGCTCGACCGCGAAGCGAGCGACGCCGAGATCGCCGCGATGCGCGCCGAGCTCGACGACGCGCTGTCCTGCGGCGCGCTCGGGCTGTCGACCGGCCTCGCCTACGCGTCGGCGTTCTCGAGCAGCACCGATGAAGTCAAGGCGCTGGCCGAGGTGCTCGACGCCCACGGCGGCGTCTACACGACGCACTTGCGCACCGAATTCGACGGCATTCTCGATGCGCTCGACGAGGCGTTCGAGATCGGCCGGCATGCGCGCTCGCCGGTGATCGTCTCGCACCTCAAATGCGCCGGCGCCGGCAACTGGGGCCGCAGCCGAGAGGTCATTCCCCGTCTCGAAAACGCGGCCGGACGTCATCCGGTCGGCTGCGACTGCTACCCGTACTCGGCAAGTTCGTCGACGCTCGACCTCAAGCAGGTCACCGACGAGTTCGACATCCTGATCACCTGGAGCACGCCGCACCCCGAGGAGGCCGGCCGCAAGCTCGCCGACATCGCCGCCGGCTGGGGCGTGCCGATGCTCGACGCCGCGCGCCGGCTGCAGCCGGCCGGTGCAGTCTACTTCGGCATGGACGAAAACGACGTCCGCCACATCCTCGCCCACCCGCTGACCATGGTCGGCTCGGACGGGCTGCCGAACGATCCGCTGCCGCACCCGCGGCTGTGGGGCGCCTTTCCGCGCGTGCTCGGCCACTACAGCCGCGACGTCGGGCTGTTCCCGCTCGCCGAGGCGGTGCGCAAGATGACCGGCCTGTCGGCCGACCGCTTCGGCCTGACCGACCGCGGCCGGATCAGGGCCGGCCATTGCGCCGACCTGGTGCTGTTCGATCCGGACCGGATCCGCGACGTTGCGAGCTTCGGCGATCCGCAGCAGGCCGCCGACGGCATCCGCGGCGTCTGGGTCAACGGCGTGCTGTCGTACCGGGACAAAACCGCGACCGGCCTGCGTGCCGGCCGCTTCCTGCCGCGTCAGACCGACGTGCGCACCACATTCAATGCTCAACAGGAGAACTCACATGTCTGA
- a CDS encoding RidA family protein → MSDITRIGVEGGKGTGGQHLPFARAAGADGWLFVSGQVPMVNGEIIDGGIVAQSHQAIQNVLAILKEAGYGPEHVVRCGVWLDDPRDFMSFNRVFMEYFGANPPARACVVSSMVVDCKVEVDCVAYKKP, encoded by the coding sequence ATGTCTGACATCACCCGCATCGGCGTCGAAGGCGGCAAGGGCACCGGCGGCCAGCACCTGCCGTTCGCACGCGCGGCCGGCGCCGACGGCTGGCTGTTCGTATCGGGCCAGGTACCGATGGTGAACGGCGAGATCATCGACGGCGGCATCGTCGCGCAGTCGCACCAGGCGATCCAGAACGTGCTCGCCATCCTCAAGGAGGCCGGCTACGGCCCCGAGCACGTCGTCCGCTGCGGCGTCTGGCTCGACGATCCGCGCGACTTCATGTCGTTCAACCGCGTGTTCATGGAATACTTCGGCGCCAACCCGCCGGCGCGCGCCTGCGTGGTGTCGAGCATGGTCGTCGACTGCAAGGTCGAGGTCGACTGCGTCGCCTACAAGAAGCCGTAA
- a CDS encoding sugar kinase, which produces MNIGALGEAMIELSGQPLERRYGGDTLNTAVYLARLLGDAHDVRYLSALGDDGLSEQLAAAWRAEGIDTDRLARLPGRLPGLYLVETDDAGERRFHYWRSDSAARHWFAAGLDFARLFDGLTAIYLSGITLALFPQPERERLIDALAAFKASGGKVWFDNNYRPQLWPEADARAAYRRLYAIADVALITEDDETRVFGDDSDALIARVLAAGCPEIVVKRGAMPAIVASGGQLVAVATQPVEHVVDTCAAGDSFAAGYLAARVKGATPPDAARAGHALAGLVIRHPGAIMPAAAMPQ; this is translated from the coding sequence ATGAACATCGGAGCCCTCGGCGAGGCGATGATCGAGCTGTCCGGCCAGCCGCTCGAGCGCCGCTATGGCGGCGACACGCTCAATACCGCCGTCTACCTGGCGCGGCTGCTCGGCGACGCCCACGACGTCCGCTACCTGAGCGCGCTCGGCGACGACGGCCTGTCCGAGCAGCTCGCCGCCGCCTGGCGGGCCGAAGGCATCGACACCGACCGGCTCGCCCGGCTGCCCGGCCGTCTGCCGGGGCTGTATCTGGTCGAGACCGACGATGCGGGCGAGCGGCGCTTCCACTACTGGCGCAGCGACAGCGCGGCGCGGCACTGGTTTGCCGCCGGGCTCGATTTCGCCCGGCTATTCGACGGACTGACCGCCATCTACCTGTCCGGAATCACGCTGGCGCTGTTTCCGCAGCCCGAGCGCGAGCGGCTGATCGACGCGCTCGCGGCGTTCAAGGCAAGCGGCGGCAAGGTCTGGTTCGACAACAACTACCGGCCGCAGCTGTGGCCGGAGGCCGACGCACGCGCCGCATACCGCCGGCTGTACGCGATCGCCGACGTTGCGCTGATCACCGAGGACGACGAGACCCGCGTTTTCGGCGACGACAGCGATGCGCTGATCGCCCGCGTGCTGGCCGCCGGTTGCCCCGAAATCGTCGTCAAGCGCGGCGCGATGCCGGCCATCGTCGCCAGCGGCGGACAACTGGTCGCGGTCGCGACCCAGCCCGTCGAGCACGTCGTCGACACCTGCGCCGCCGGCGACTCGTTCGCCGCCGGCTACCTCGCGGCACGGGTCAAAGGCGCCACCCCGCCCGATGCGGCCCGCGCCGGCCACGCGCTGGCCGGGCTGGTGATCCGGCATCCGGGGGCGATCATGCCGGCGGCGGCGATGCCGCAATAA
- a CDS encoding sigma-70 family RNA polymerase sigma factor, with the protein MSQPDISPSLGPLYRDHHRFLHGWLRRKLGCSVEAADLTHDTFLRLLIAPERCAGIIEPRSFLTTIARRVMIDHFRRQALERAYLDVLAQQPEALAPSPEERALLLETLVEIDAMLDRLNPRARQAFLLSQLEGLSYADIAARLEVSVSSVKKYMAKAIEHCLLFQHEY; encoded by the coding sequence GTGTCCCAGCCCGACATCAGCCCCTCGCTGGGGCCGCTCTACCGCGACCACCACCGCTTCCTGCACGGCTGGTTGCGCCGCAAGCTCGGCTGCAGCGTCGAAGCCGCCGACCTGACCCACGATACCTTCCTGCGCCTGCTGATCGCACCGGAACGCTGCGCCGGCATCATCGAGCCGCGCAGCTTCCTGACCACGATCGCCCGGCGGGTGATGATCGACCATTTCCGCCGGCAGGCGCTCGAACGCGCCTATCTCGACGTACTGGCACAGCAGCCCGAAGCGCTGGCACCGTCGCCGGAGGAGCGGGCCTTGCTGCTCGAAACGCTGGTCGAAATCGACGCGATGCTCGACCGGCTCAACCCCAGGGCACGACAGGCCTTCCTGCTGTCGCAGCTCGAGGGGCTGAGCTACGCCGACATCGCGGCGCGGCTCGAGGTGTCGGTCAGTTCGGTGAAGAAATACATGGCCAAGGCCATCGAACACTGCCTGCTGTTCCAGCATGAATACTGA
- a CDS encoding FecR domain-containing protein has translation MNTEPDRAALRQAAAWYAQFCSGEATATDTADWQAWLAAAPAHRAAWQRVEQLQARLQQLPTQIAAGTLQRAPDDPAMQRRRALKLVVFGLGGGVIALGSRHWLPWGQADYRTAAGERREVRLADGSTLWLNTASAADVRFDATLRQVRLRDGEILIRTARDARPFVVDTDHGRVRALGTEFTVRTGDDATEVTVLADTVEITPAALAGPAAMLRAGQTLRFTAGGVGPLEAAGPAPAAWINGRLIVDDRPLSDVLAELGRYRQGVVQCDPAVAGLRVSGAFDLADTDAALAALAQTFPIRIGYRSRWWVRVGPA, from the coding sequence ATGAATACTGAGCCCGATCGCGCCGCGCTGCGGCAGGCCGCCGCCTGGTATGCGCAGTTCTGCTCGGGCGAGGCAACGGCTACCGACACCGCCGACTGGCAGGCCTGGCTCGCCGCCGCACCGGCGCACCGGGCCGCGTGGCAAAGGGTCGAGCAGCTGCAGGCCCGGCTGCAGCAGTTGCCGACGCAGATCGCGGCCGGCACCCTGCAGCGCGCGCCGGACGATCCGGCAATGCAGCGCCGGCGGGCGCTCAAGCTGGTCGTGTTCGGCCTCGGCGGTGGCGTGATCGCCCTCGGCAGCCGGCACTGGCTGCCGTGGGGGCAGGCCGACTACCGCACAGCCGCCGGCGAACGTCGCGAAGTCCGGCTGGCCGACGGCTCGACGCTGTGGCTGAACACCGCCAGCGCCGCCGACGTCCGTTTCGACGCCACGCTGCGGCAGGTCCGGCTGCGCGACGGCGAAATCCTGATCCGCACCGCCCGCGACGCGCGCCCCTTCGTCGTCGACACCGACCACGGCCGGGTCCGCGCGCTGGGCACCGAATTCACCGTGCGGACCGGCGACGACGCGACCGAAGTCACCGTGCTGGCCGACACGGTCGAGATCACCCCGGCGGCGCTGGCCGGCCCGGCCGCAATGCTGCGCGCCGGGCAGACGCTGCGCTTTACCGCCGGCGGCGTCGGCCCGCTCGAAGCCGCCGGCCCGGCGCCGGCGGCGTGGATCAACGGCCGGCTGATCGTCGACGACCGGCCGCTCTCCGACGTGCTCGCCGAGCTGGGGCGCTACCGGCAAGGCGTCGTCCAGTGCGATCCGGCCGTCGCCGGCCTGCGCGTGTCCGGCGCTTTCGATCTGGCCGATACCGACGCTGCGCTCGCGGCGCTGGCGCAGACCTTCCCGATCCGCATCGGCTACCGCAGCCGCTGGTGGGTGCGTGTCGGGCCCGCCTGA
- the fecA gene encoding TonB-dependent Fe(3+) dicitrate receptor FecA yields MFSSPSRPRSALTAVRCAVLALALGSPVAVAAPAEPARQYAVPAGTLGAALGQFAAAAGITLSYNAAQTKGMSSPGLKGSFGIDAGLAQLLTGSGLVATQTSPGVYTLRAKAASASADSTAPAETTLATVSVVGDWLADANALTVFEHAGARDVIRRDELDALGATTMREALNRTPGVVAPENNGTGSHDMALNFGIRGLNPRLASRSTVLMDGIPVPFAPYGQPQLSFAPVSLGNMDAVDVVRGGGAVRYGPQNVGGIVNFVTRAIPKDFGAHVEVHGEISPASSVDSPKTTTSLMVGGTNEQGLGGALLYSGVRGSDWREHSDTTIDDVMLKGSYRIDPLQTLSGTLQYYEGRADMPGGLSTADYAKDPFQSTRPYDSFWGRRTLASVSYAYKPDTTREFTATGFYTTTLRSGYLDQGRNLTLSPREYWVRGVETHYSQVFSLGDVRHEIGVGYRFVSEASHELRYWRPASSGTLPDTSSPVDRDTRGATTANAFYLDDRIDVGNWTITPGIRYEMIRSHQDNVRTGKRDAGNYNVPLPALNVLYHVNEAWNVYANTEGSFGTVQYSQMGKAVASGSVEPEKARTWEMGTRYNDGIVQAEIGAFLINFDNQYESNQVTDSVTARGKTRHQGIETAARYQLAALDARLKGLSGHANYAYVDATIREAGANYGNQVPFSPRHKGLIGLDYQRGGWRIGFNGQVQSGMYADNANTEQENARGNNGRIPGYMIWGIGGGYDFGPALANLELSFGIKNLFDRRYYTRSFDDNNAGKYVGEPRTVYLQAAASF; encoded by the coding sequence ATGTTTTCGTCCCCTTCCCGCCCCCGCAGCGCGCTGACCGCCGTGCGCTGCGCGGTGCTTGCCCTCGCGCTCGGCAGCCCCGTTGCCGTCGCCGCCCCCGCCGAGCCCGCACGCCAGTATGCGGTACCCGCCGGGACGCTCGGCGCGGCGCTCGGCCAGTTTGCCGCGGCGGCCGGCATCACGCTGTCGTACAACGCGGCCCAGACCAAGGGGATGAGTTCGCCCGGGCTGAAAGGCAGTTTCGGCATTGACGCCGGGCTGGCACAGCTGCTGACCGGCAGCGGTCTCGTGGCCACGCAGACATCGCCGGGCGTGTACACATTGCGGGCGAAAGCCGCGAGCGCCAGCGCCGACAGCACCGCGCCGGCAGAGACCACGCTGGCGACGGTCAGTGTCGTCGGCGACTGGCTGGCCGACGCCAATGCGCTGACGGTGTTCGAGCACGCCGGCGCGCGCGACGTGATCCGCCGCGACGAACTCGACGCGCTCGGCGCAACGACGATGCGCGAAGCGCTGAACCGCACGCCCGGCGTCGTCGCCCCCGAGAACAACGGCACCGGCAGCCACGACATGGCGCTGAACTTCGGCATCCGCGGCCTCAACCCGCGGCTGGCATCGCGCTCGACGGTGCTGATGGACGGCATCCCGGTGCCGTTCGCCCCGTACGGCCAGCCGCAGCTGTCGTTCGCGCCGGTGTCGCTGGGCAATATGGACGCGGTCGACGTCGTGCGTGGTGGCGGCGCCGTGCGCTACGGCCCGCAGAACGTCGGCGGCATCGTCAACTTCGTCACCCGCGCGATCCCGAAGGACTTCGGCGCCCACGTCGAGGTCCACGGCGAGATCAGCCCGGCGTCGAGCGTCGACTCGCCCAAAACCACGACATCGCTGATGGTCGGCGGCACCAACGAACAGGGCCTGGGCGGCGCGCTGCTGTATTCGGGCGTGCGCGGCAGCGACTGGCGCGAACACAGCGACACGACCATCGACGACGTGATGCTCAAGGGCAGCTACCGGATCGACCCGTTGCAGACGCTGTCGGGCACGCTGCAGTACTACGAAGGCCGGGCCGACATGCCGGGCGGACTGAGCACTGCCGATTACGCCAAGGACCCGTTCCAGTCGACGCGGCCGTACGACAGCTTCTGGGGCCGGCGCACGCTCGCCAGCGTCAGCTACGCCTACAAGCCCGACACGACGCGCGAGTTCACCGCCACCGGCTTCTACACCACGACGCTGCGCAGCGGTTATCTCGACCAGGGCAGGAACCTGACGCTGTCGCCGCGCGAATACTGGGTCCGCGGTGTCGAAACGCACTATTCGCAAGTGTTCAGCCTGGGCGACGTCCGCCACGAAATCGGCGTCGGCTACCGCTTCGTCAGCGAAGCCAGCCACGAGCTGCGCTACTGGCGCCCCGCCAGCAGCGGCACGCTGCCGGACACGTCGAGCCCGGTCGACCGTGACACCCGCGGCGCGACCACCGCAAACGCCTTCTACCTCGACGACCGCATCGACGTCGGCAACTGGACGATCACGCCGGGCATCCGCTACGAGATGATCCGCTCGCACCAGGACAACGTCCGGACCGGCAAGCGCGACGCCGGCAACTACAACGTGCCGCTGCCGGCGCTGAACGTGCTGTACCACGTCAACGAAGCGTGGAACGTCTACGCCAATACCGAAGGCTCGTTCGGCACCGTGCAGTACAGCCAGATGGGCAAGGCAGTCGCCAGCGGCAGTGTCGAGCCGGAGAAGGCCCGCACCTGGGAAATGGGCACGCGCTACAACGACGGCATCGTCCAGGCCGAGATCGGCGCCTTCCTGATCAACTTCGACAACCAGTACGAGAGCAATCAGGTCACCGACAGCGTCACCGCGCGCGGCAAGACCCGGCATCAGGGCATCGAGACGGCGGCGCGCTACCAACTGGCCGCACTGGATGCACGGCTGAAGGGCCTGAGCGGCCACGCCAACTACGCCTATGTCGACGCGACGATCCGCGAGGCCGGCGCCAACTACGGCAATCAGGTGCCGTTCTCGCCCAGGCACAAGGGCCTGATCGGGCTCGACTACCAGCGCGGCGGCTGGCGGATCGGCTTCAACGGTCAGGTGCAGTCGGGCATGTATGCCGACAACGCCAATACCGAGCAGGAAAACGCCCGCGGCAACAACGGCCGGATTCCGGGCTACATGATCTGGGGCATCGGCGGCGGCTACGATTTCGGCCCGGCGCTGGCCAACCTCGAGCTGAGCTTCGGCATCAAGAACCTGTTCGACCGCCGCTACTACACCCGCTCGTTCGACGACAACAACGCTGGCAAGTACGTCGGCGAACCGCGCACGGTCTACCTGCAGGCGGCAGCGAGCTTCTGA